A genomic stretch from Lathyrus oleraceus cultivar Zhongwan6 chromosome 2, CAAS_Psat_ZW6_1.0, whole genome shotgun sequence includes:
- the LOC127119687 gene encoding uncharacterized protein LOC127119687: MAGATLVGPPEIYILKPNPTPTTTVAETIATAETTTTPAETTTATAETTTATITNDGFIDQMVANFNSLATNQQPPMGLTENMSPTFLSTGNPCLDFFFHVVPDTPPETLIQRLQLAWSQNPLTALKLVCNLRGVRGTGKSDREGFYAAALWFHQHHPKTLASNVPSLADFGYFKDLPEILYRLLEGSQIRKIRKQEWTQRKFGSKNKRSSAPFGERKTKKKQSKNNDDDNKGWKGTAKDSVMTEEMVARTKAEKETAHVLKEEKRIALAKKLVERYNRDPDFRSLHDAISHHFADCLKKDLEFLKSGSSTKISLAAKWCPSVDSSFDRSTLLCESIAKRIFPREEYEGVEEAHYAYRVRDRLRKDVLVPLRKVLELPEVFIGANQWGLIPYNRVASVAMKFYKEKFLKHDKERFEKYLEDVKAGKTTIAAGALLPHEIIESLGDGDGGEVAELQWKRIVDDLLKKGKMSNCLAVCDVSGSMGGIPMEVSVALGLLVSELSEEPWKGKVITFSAEPKLHLIQGDNLKSKTEFVRNMDWGYNTDFQKVFDCILDVAVNGNLKEEQMIKRIFVFSDMEFDQASANSWETDYQAITRKYKEKGYGSAVPQIVFWNLRDSRATPVPSTQKGVALVSGFSKNLLTLFLNNEGDISPVEAMEAAIAGPEYQKLVVLD; this comes from the coding sequence CGGTGCAACCCTCGTTGGCCCACCCGAAATTTACATTCTCAAACCAAACCCCACCCCCACTACCACCGTAGCTGAAACCATCGCCACCGCTGAAACCACTACCACCCCAGCGGAAACCACTACGGCCACCGCTGAAACCACTACCGCCACAATCACTAACGACGGCTTCATCGATCAAATGGTAGCCAACTTCAATTCCCTAGCAACCAACCAGCAACCACCAATGGGGTTAACCGAGAACATGTCACCAACGTTTCTCTCAACAGGTAACCCCTGTCTCGACTTTTTCTTCCATGTTGTCCCCGACACTCCCCCTGAAACACTCATCCAGAGACTCCAACTTGCGTGGTCCCAAAACCCACTCACCGCCCTCAAACTCGTTTGTAACCTCCGTGGTGTTCGGGGTACTGGCAAGTCCGATCGCGAAGGCTTTTACGCCGCCGCTCTCTGGTTTCACCAACATCACCCCAAAACCCTAGCTTCCAATGTTCCTTCCCTTGCTGACTTTGGTTACTTCAAAGATCTCCCTGAAATCCTCTACCGTCTCCTAGAGGGTTCGCAGATTCGTAAAATTCGTAAACAAGAGTGGACTCAAAGGAAATTTGGATCCAAAAACAAGCGTTCATCAGCTCCTTTTGGTGAAAGAAAAACAAAGAAGAAACAAAGCAAAAACAATGACGACGACAACAAAGGCTGGAAAGGCACCGCGAAAGACTCCGTGATGACTGAAGAGATGGTGGCCAGAACTAAGGCTGAGAAAGAAACCGCTCACGTTTTGAAGGAAGAGAAACGGATTGCATTGGCTAAGAAGCTCGTGGAACGTTACAATCGTGACCCTGATTTCCGATCCCTTCACGATGCTATCTCTCATCATTTTGCTGATTGCTTGAAGAAAGATCTCGAGTTTTTGAAATCTGGGTCGTCTACAAAAATCAGTCTTGCTGCAAAATGGTGTCCTTCCGTTGACTCTTCCTTTGATAGGTCAACGCTTTTGTGTGAGAGCATTGCAAAGAGGATCTTCCCTAGGGAGGAGTATGAAGGTGTGGAGGAGGCTCATTATGCTTATAGGGTTCGTGATCGCTTGAGGAAGGATGTGTTGGTGCCCTTGAGGAAGGTGTTGGAGTTGCCTGAGGTGTTTATTGGGGCTAATCAATGGGGTTTGATTCCTTACAATAGAGTTGCTTCTGTGGCCATGAAGTTTTATAAGGAGAAGTTTTTGAAGCATGATAAGGAGAGGTTTGAGAAGTACTTGGAGGATGTGAAAGCGGGGAAGACTACTATTGCAGCCGGTGCTTTGCTTCCCCATGAGATTATAGAGTCTCTGGGAGATGGAGATGGTGGGGAAGTTGCTGAGCTGCAGTGGAAGAGAATAGTTGATGATTTGCTCAAGAAAGGAAAGATGAGTAATTGTCTTGCTGTGTGTGATGTGTCTGGGAGTATGGGTGGGATCCCTATGGAGGTATCTGTTGCATTGGGATTGTTGGTGTCTGAATTGAGTGAGGAACCTTGGAAAGGGAAGGTTATTACTTTCAGTGCCGAACCTAAGCTTCATTTGATTCAGGGGGATAATCTTAAGTCCAAAACAGAGTTTGTGAGGAACATGGATTGGGGGTATAACACTGATTTCCAGAAGGTTTTTGATTGCATATTGGATGTTGCTGTTAATGGGAATCTCAAGGAGGAACAGATGATTAAGAGGATATTTGTATTCAGTGACATGGAGTTTGATCAAGCTTCTGCAAATTCTTGGGAGACTGATTACCAAGCAATCACTAGGAAGTATAAAGAGAAAGGGTATGGTTCTGCGGTGCCTCAGATAGTTTTTTGGAATCTGAGAGACTCAAGGGCGACCCCGGTGCCATCCACTCAGAAAGGAGTGGCGCTGGTGAGTGGATTTTCTAAGAATCTGCTAACATTGTTCTTGAATAATGAAGGGGATATAAGCCCTGTAGAAGCCATGGAAGCTGCCATCGCCGGCCCTGAGTATCAGAAACTAGTTGTGCTTGATTAG